The Mesobacillus jeotgali genome window below encodes:
- a CDS encoding ABC transporter ATP-binding protein, whose amino-acid sequence MLKKHKENRTEEKRSVVRGIGPTIKRIWSYLADQRSLMILVLLMVVASSALGLMGPFLIGWGIDEYFATESADGFIWLLSGLAAVYVMHSLTLWLQSYWMIGIAQKTVYTMRRQLFNHFHKLSIDFFNKRQHGELMSRVTNDIENVSATLNSSVIQIFSSVLTLVGTLAVMIWLSPLLTLVTMIIVPLMFMGMKWITSRTGRLYKEQQRRLGEMNGYIEETISGQKIIKSFSQEPKVIEEFRIKNQQLKESGYWAQTFTGFIPKLMNMLNNLSFTIVAAVGGFFALKGYVTIGTIVIFSEYSRQFTRPLNDLSNQFNTLLSAVAGADRVFDIIDTEEEAVDEKGAKPLPNINGKVEFKDVSFSYERGGDTVSDLNFIAEPGQTIALVGPTGAGKSTIINLISRFYEPNQGMILIDGHDSTKITRESLRKQMGFVLQDSFLFQGTIRENIRYGRLDATDEEVEKAAKAANAHSFIQRLPEGYDTVLSQDDAGISQGQKQLLSIARAILADPSILILDEATSSIDTITELKIQEALQHLLKGRTSFIIAHRLNTIKNAEQIIVIESGQIIEKGNHDELLAQKGFYHDLYTSQLEKRMLMNY is encoded by the coding sequence ATGTTAAAAAAACATAAAGAAAACAGAACGGAAGAAAAAAGAAGTGTGGTTAGAGGTATTGGACCGACAATCAAAAGAATCTGGTCCTACCTTGCAGATCAGCGAAGCCTGATGATCCTTGTCCTTTTAATGGTGGTGGCCAGTTCAGCACTCGGATTGATGGGACCATTCCTTATCGGCTGGGGAATCGATGAGTATTTTGCGACAGAATCTGCCGATGGTTTCATCTGGTTATTAAGTGGCCTTGCCGCGGTCTATGTCATGCATTCCTTAACATTGTGGCTCCAAAGTTACTGGATGATCGGGATTGCGCAGAAAACGGTCTATACAATGAGAAGACAATTATTCAACCATTTTCATAAACTCTCGATTGATTTCTTCAACAAACGCCAGCATGGGGAATTGATGAGCAGGGTCACCAACGATATCGAAAATGTCAGCGCGACTTTGAATTCCTCCGTCATCCAGATTTTTTCGAGTGTACTAACCCTGGTTGGAACGCTTGCGGTCATGATTTGGCTAAGCCCATTGCTTACGCTTGTCACGATGATCATCGTGCCGCTGATGTTCATGGGAATGAAGTGGATTACCAGCCGAACAGGGAGGCTATATAAAGAACAGCAGCGCCGGCTTGGAGAAATGAATGGTTATATTGAAGAAACAATCTCTGGCCAGAAAATCATCAAATCCTTTTCACAGGAGCCAAAGGTGATAGAAGAGTTCCGTATCAAGAATCAGCAGTTAAAGGAATCAGGTTACTGGGCTCAGACTTTTACCGGCTTCATCCCGAAATTGATGAATATGCTCAATAATCTCAGTTTCACCATAGTGGCAGCTGTTGGCGGATTCTTCGCCCTGAAAGGATATGTGACGATAGGGACAATTGTCATCTTTTCCGAATACTCCCGTCAGTTCACAAGGCCGCTGAACGATTTGTCGAATCAATTCAATACCCTGCTCTCGGCGGTGGCAGGAGCCGATCGTGTTTTCGACATCATTGATACTGAAGAAGAGGCTGTCGATGAAAAAGGAGCTAAACCACTTCCGAACATTAATGGGAAGGTTGAGTTCAAGGATGTATCTTTCTCATATGAAAGGGGCGGAGATACTGTATCTGATTTGAATTTCATTGCAGAACCCGGGCAAACTATTGCGCTTGTTGGCCCTACAGGAGCGGGAAAGTCGACCATCATAAACTTGATCTCCCGATTTTATGAACCAAATCAAGGGATGATCTTAATAGATGGGCACGACAGTACAAAAATCACCCGTGAGAGCCTGCGCAAACAAATGGGGTTCGTCCTCCAGGATTCATTCCTGTTCCAGGGAACCATCAGGGAGAATATCCGCTACGGAAGATTGGATGCAACAGACGAGGAAGTGGAGAAGGCGGCCAAAGCAGCAAATGCCCATTCCTTCATACAGAGATTGCCTGAAGGATATGACACTGTGTTAAGCCAGGATGATGCCGGTATCAGCCAGGGGCAAAAACAATTATTGTCCATTGCCAGAGCCATCCTTGCTGATCCATCCATCTTGATACTGGATGAAGCGACGAGCAGTATCGATACCATTACAGAACTCAAAATTCAGGAGGCCCTCCAGCATTTGTTGAAGGGAAGAACAAGTTTTATCATTGCCCATCGCTTGAATACAATTAAAAATGCTGAACAGATCATTGTCATAGAAAGCGGGCAGATCATTGAAAAAGGAAATCATGACGAACTGCTGGCACAAAAGGGCTTTTACCATGACCTCTATACAAGCCAGCTGGAAAAGAGAATGTTGATGAATTATTAG
- a CDS encoding alpha/beta-type small acid-soluble spore protein: MARRNKILVPEARKALDDLKAQVAGTMKAEEAKFETAREVGVPLNKGYNGNLSTREAGKVGGRLGGSMVRELVRMAKENLRKQ; encoded by the coding sequence ATGGCCAGAAGAAATAAAATTTTAGTACCTGAAGCCAGAAAAGCACTGGATGATCTAAAAGCTCAGGTAGCTGGTACGATGAAAGCTGAGGAGGCAAAATTCGAAACAGCAAGAGAAGTTGGCGTTCCCCTGAACAAGGGCTATAACGGCAATCTCTCTACTCGGGAAGCAGGAAAGGTTGGAGGCCGACTAGGAGGAAGCATGGTAAGGGAACTTGTAAGAATGGCAAAGGAAAATTTACGCAAACAGTAA
- a CDS encoding ATP-binding protein, with product MLAEKLLLNVLIILLPIFIHSVLFDNKNVGKSPYLCGVLQSIAVVLSLVFAYEEGGLYWDLRYVPLVLAFLYGGPIAGGMVLVTYLATRTFMGGDLLLGYASGFLAALVPLLFLKKFWTFDAKKRIRIATLVGLWPSLSMLVILVANIFINDATAEDTNQLMMNVAIFGAIQVFAVWIASILNESMIEKDLMRKEILRAEKLNTLGELAASIAHEIRNPLTVVKGFLQMMHKQEKGNNHYYLSLVLTELGRAESIINDYLNFAKPQFEKLEDAELAEIISEVTLLLEAFAAKEGVQVNVQLEWGVYVETDRNQLKQALVNIIKNAIEATDEGGEVHISQNTVGHESFIVVSDNGKGMDSAQIARLGTLFYTTKDKGTGLGTSVSIKIIEAMGGSISFKSEKGVGTEVTIMLPAYKKENLTLLNQQK from the coding sequence ATGCTTGCTGAGAAACTTCTTTTAAACGTTCTTATAATCTTGCTGCCAATCTTCATTCATAGTGTTCTTTTTGATAATAAAAACGTCGGAAAATCTCCGTATTTATGTGGAGTACTTCAAAGTATTGCGGTGGTACTCTCGCTAGTATTTGCATATGAGGAAGGTGGGTTGTACTGGGATCTTCGCTACGTACCATTGGTGCTGGCTTTTCTATACGGCGGTCCGATAGCGGGTGGAATGGTGCTGGTCACTTATCTGGCAACCAGGACTTTTATGGGAGGGGACCTTCTGCTAGGTTATGCAAGCGGTTTTCTGGCAGCACTTGTTCCATTGTTGTTCTTGAAGAAGTTTTGGACTTTTGACGCAAAGAAGAGAATCAGGATAGCCACTCTTGTTGGTTTATGGCCTTCGCTTTCAATGCTGGTGATTCTAGTGGCTAATATCTTCATCAATGATGCAACAGCCGAAGATACGAATCAACTCATGATGAATGTTGCGATTTTTGGTGCCATCCAAGTGTTTGCCGTGTGGATTGCATCGATTTTGAATGAGTCCATGATTGAGAAGGATTTAATGAGAAAAGAAATTCTGAGAGCTGAAAAACTGAATACACTGGGTGAACTAGCCGCTTCAATTGCACACGAGATCAGGAATCCATTAACAGTTGTAAAAGGGTTCCTGCAAATGATGCACAAACAAGAAAAAGGGAATAATCATTATTATTTGAGTCTTGTACTGACAGAATTAGGCAGGGCGGAATCCATCATTAATGATTATCTGAATTTTGCCAAGCCTCAGTTTGAAAAACTGGAGGATGCCGAGCTGGCAGAAATCATTTCTGAGGTGACACTCCTATTAGAGGCATTTGCTGCAAAGGAAGGTGTACAGGTAAATGTACAGCTGGAGTGGGGAGTATATGTCGAAACGGACCGAAACCAGCTTAAACAAGCCCTGGTGAATATTATAAAGAATGCGATTGAGGCCACCGATGAAGGCGGGGAAGTTCACATAAGCCAGAATACAGTAGGCCATGAGTCGTTTATAGTTGTTTCTGATAATGGAAAAGGAATGGATAGTGCTCAAATTGCCAGACTTGGCACATTATTTTATACAACCAAAGATAAAGGTACGGGGCTTGGTACTTCTGTTTCAATAAAGATAATAGAGGCAATGGGCGGTTCGATTTCATTCAAGAGTGAAAAAGGAGTCGGGACAGAAGTGACAATCATGCTGCCGGCATACAAAAAGGAGAACCTGACATTACTGAACCAGCAAAAATAG
- a CDS encoding TIGR01777 family oxidoreductase, producing MKIAITGGTGLVGRALSSELVRNGHEVFILTRKVNEQSINSVKLVQWLNPGDQPESQLEGIDAIVNLAGATINGRWTEEYKQKIIDSRIKATTEVKRIIMALNDKPPVLINASAVGYYGTSLAGEFNEQSGPGIDFLSDTVQRWESSANEVKEFGTRVVLCRFGLILDKNGGALPRMVLPYKFFGGGKVGTGDQWLSWVHIKDVIRGILFAIESSKLDGPVNFVAPSPVTMDQFGKVLSLVLDRPHWLPVPGFALKIALGEMSMLVLEGQRVIPEKLLNAGFSFQYPELEKALREILSE from the coding sequence ATGAAAATAGCCATCACCGGAGGAACAGGACTTGTCGGCAGAGCATTATCCAGTGAGCTCGTCCGCAATGGACATGAAGTGTTCATTTTAACTCGGAAAGTCAATGAGCAGAGCATCAATAGTGTAAAGCTTGTTCAGTGGCTCAATCCCGGAGACCAGCCTGAAAGTCAGCTTGAGGGCATTGACGCGATCGTCAACCTGGCAGGTGCGACAATCAATGGACGATGGACGGAGGAATACAAACAGAAAATCATCGACAGCCGAATTAAAGCAACCACTGAAGTGAAAAGAATCATCATGGCACTCAATGATAAACCGCCTGTATTAATCAACGCCAGTGCCGTTGGATACTACGGGACATCTCTGGCAGGAGAATTCAATGAACAGTCTGGTCCTGGAATCGACTTCCTGTCTGACACTGTGCAGCGGTGGGAATCTTCTGCCAACGAGGTGAAGGAGTTTGGCACTCGTGTAGTGCTGTGCAGATTCGGCTTGATCCTTGATAAAAATGGCGGAGCCCTGCCAAGGATGGTCCTGCCATATAAATTTTTTGGTGGCGGCAAAGTCGGTACTGGTGACCAATGGCTCTCCTGGGTTCATATTAAAGATGTCATACGCGGCATCCTCTTTGCAATAGAATCTTCTAAATTGGATGGTCCAGTTAATTTCGTTGCTCCCTCTCCAGTGACAATGGATCAGTTTGGAAAAGTTTTGTCCCTAGTGTTGGATCGCCCACATTGGCTGCCGGTACCTGGTTTTGCACTTAAGATTGCACTTGGGGAAATGAGCATGCTAGTTCTGGAAGGGCAAAGAGTCATTCCGGAAAAACTGCTTAACGCAGGCTTCTCCTTCCAGTATCCTGAGCTCGAAAAAGCTCTAAGAGAAATTTTAAGTGAGTAA
- a CDS encoding ABC transporter ATP-binding protein, whose product MSIFSFVKPYRIPIAIALSLMLVELAVELVQPLLIAKIIDEGIIARDLDTVIKWGGVMLGISFLAFASGITNSFIAAHAGQSFGFDLREKLFAKVQDFSFTNFSHFPSSSLITRITNDVTQLQNTFFMSLRIAMRAPLLVIGGIIMAMMVHAKLALPFVIIIPPLLIFLIWIMTKAGGLFKSVQKRLDRVNGVMRENLVGMRLIKAFARGKYEGTRFEKANNKLQERTVFALRVTEVTIPVLLLFMNLSVIAVLWFGKIDVQSGSVSVGEVVAIVNYAARITAAFSMFSWIIMVFSRARASSERVTDVLNEEIDLEDTIKSQDAYEISKGEIEFDQVSFQFPDTNIPILQDLSFKIEQGETVAVLGATGAGKTAMFQLIPRLYDVTSGEIRIDGRNIKELKLKSLREGIGYVPQEAMLFTGSIKENLAWGKQDATEEELVKAAADAQIHETVQKLPKQYDTLLGQKGVNLSGGQKQRLSIARALIKNPKILLLDDSTSALDLKTEARLLDAISKYKCTTVIITQKISTAKEADKILLLENGSIIGYGDHETLLKQSSLYQAIYNSQFGEVKAGC is encoded by the coding sequence ATGAGTATATTTTCATTTGTCAAACCATATCGCATCCCAATTGCGATTGCGCTTAGCTTAATGCTTGTCGAATTGGCTGTTGAACTTGTCCAGCCACTCTTGATTGCCAAAATCATTGATGAAGGAATTATTGCGAGGGACCTCGACACAGTCATCAAATGGGGCGGAGTCATGCTTGGAATCTCTTTCCTTGCCTTTGCATCCGGGATAACAAACTCATTCATAGCGGCCCACGCAGGCCAAAGCTTTGGGTTTGACCTCCGGGAAAAGCTTTTTGCCAAGGTTCAGGATTTTTCTTTCACGAACTTCAGTCATTTTCCTTCATCTTCTTTGATCACGAGGATCACGAATGATGTGACCCAGCTGCAGAATACTTTTTTCATGAGTCTGAGGATAGCGATGCGTGCACCTTTACTGGTCATTGGGGGAATCATCATGGCGATGATGGTTCATGCAAAGTTGGCACTGCCGTTTGTTATCATCATCCCGCCTCTTTTGATCTTCCTCATTTGGATCATGACAAAGGCTGGAGGCTTATTTAAAAGTGTCCAGAAGCGCCTTGATAGAGTGAACGGGGTCATGAGAGAAAACCTTGTGGGTATGAGATTGATCAAGGCTTTTGCCAGAGGGAAATATGAAGGAACCCGGTTTGAAAAAGCGAACAATAAATTACAGGAACGAACCGTATTTGCTTTAAGGGTTACCGAGGTGACGATTCCCGTTCTGCTGCTTTTCATGAACCTCAGTGTAATTGCTGTTCTCTGGTTCGGAAAAATCGATGTTCAATCTGGCAGTGTATCAGTTGGTGAAGTAGTAGCGATTGTGAACTATGCTGCCAGGATCACCGCTGCCTTTTCGATGTTTTCGTGGATCATCATGGTATTCTCTCGTGCCAGAGCATCTTCTGAGCGTGTAACCGATGTCCTGAATGAGGAGATTGACCTTGAAGATACCATTAAAAGCCAGGATGCTTACGAGATCTCTAAAGGTGAAATTGAGTTTGATCAGGTGTCATTCCAGTTCCCGGACACCAATATTCCGATACTTCAGGATTTGTCCTTCAAGATTGAACAGGGGGAAACCGTTGCGGTGCTGGGAGCGACCGGTGCAGGTAAAACGGCGATGTTCCAGCTTATCCCGCGATTGTATGATGTCACAAGCGGGGAAATCCGTATCGACGGCCGGAACATAAAGGAGTTGAAACTGAAAAGTCTCAGAGAGGGCATCGGCTACGTACCACAGGAGGCAATGCTTTTTACCGGTTCGATTAAAGAAAACCTGGCCTGGGGCAAACAGGATGCTACAGAGGAGGAATTGGTGAAGGCAGCAGCAGATGCCCAAATCCATGAAACCGTCCAGAAACTGCCGAAACAATATGATACGCTCCTGGGGCAAAAAGGTGTCAACCTTTCAGGTGGCCAGAAGCAGAGGTTATCCATTGCCCGTGCTTTGATCAAGAACCCTAAAATCCTTTTGCTCGATGACAGCACCAGTGCGCTTGATTTGAAAACGGAAGCAAGGCTGCTCGATGCAATCAGTAAATATAAATGTACGACCGTCATCATCACCCAAAAAATCAGCACCGCGAAGGAAGCAGATAAAATTCTGCTGCTTGAGAATGGATCCATTATTGGTTACGGAGACCATGAAACCTTGCTCAAGCAATCCTCGCTCTATCAGGCAATCTACAACTCCCAGTTCGGGGAGGTGAAGGCAGGATGTTAA
- a CDS encoding YfhD family protein, with protein MGRAHGQKTRDRNKASLPQVPKNMKSDGLDVEFNRELADHDDLEAMARSKAADERAKSRRK; from the coding sequence ATGGGAAGAGCACACGGACAAAAAACTCGTGATCGCAATAAAGCATCCCTTCCACAAGTGCCGAAAAACATGAAATCAGATGGGCTGGACGTGGAATTCAATCGCGAGTTAGCTGACCACGACGACTTGGAAGCAATGGCAAGATCCAAGGCTGCGGACGAGCGTGCAAAAAGCAGGAGAAAATAA
- a CDS encoding YfhE family protein → MDKKKRDKTKSTLSSMQEVTYSREFKKADRAGGYANGKRF, encoded by the coding sequence ATGGATAAGAAAAAAAGAGATAAGACAAAGAGTACATTATCTAGCATGCAGGAAGTTACATACAGCCGTGAATTCAAGAAAGCAGACCGAGCTGGCGGCTATGCAAATGGAAAGAGATTTTAG
- a CDS encoding long-chain fatty acid--CoA ligase, with product MMNVPLTVGSLLERAEKFFPKKQVVSRTLSGIHRFTYKEVGERTRRLASALEKLGVEKGDRVGTFAWNHHRHLEVYFAAPGMGAVLHTINIRLSPEHVSYIINHAEDKVLLVDEDLVPLIERSKDQFKTVEAYIIMTDKDELPETTLEPVYSYEELLRDASPDFEFVKDIDENDPAGMCYTSATTGNPKGVVYSHRGIVLHSFAFGLADTAALSETDVVLPVVPMFHANAWGLPFAATWFGSTQVLPGPLFTPKLLADLIEQEKVTFTAGVPTIWLGLLNELEKGSYDTTSLRSIVCGGSAAPRGMIKAFETKYKIPFLHAYGMTETTPLATVSRLKSYQVGLDEDEILDIRSKQGLLVPGLEMKVIGGNGEVKWDGEEMGELLLRGPWIADEYYKDDRSADAFRDGWLYTGDVATVDEEGVIKLVDRTKDLIKSGGEWISSVDLENALMAHEAVFEASVVAVPHEQWQERPIACVVLKEPYKGQVDKQELLDFISPQFAKWWLPDDVVFMEEIPKTSVGKFLKRALRDQLKDHLVQNS from the coding sequence ATGATGAATGTTCCATTGACAGTAGGGTCGCTATTGGAAAGAGCAGAAAAATTTTTCCCGAAAAAACAGGTGGTATCACGGACACTATCAGGTATTCACCGATTCACTTACAAAGAGGTTGGCGAACGGACCCGCAGGCTGGCCAGCGCGCTTGAAAAGCTAGGAGTTGAAAAAGGGGACAGAGTTGGCACCTTCGCCTGGAATCACCATCGCCATCTTGAGGTCTATTTTGCTGCTCCTGGTATGGGGGCGGTGCTCCATACAATCAACATCCGCCTGTCTCCTGAACATGTCTCGTACATTATCAATCACGCAGAAGATAAGGTATTGCTTGTTGATGAAGATCTGGTGCCGCTGATAGAGCGGAGCAAGGATCAATTCAAAACGGTAGAAGCCTACATCATCATGACCGACAAGGACGAATTGCCAGAAACTACACTGGAGCCAGTTTACTCTTATGAGGAACTTCTCCGCGATGCCAGTCCGGATTTCGAATTCGTGAAAGATATCGATGAAAATGACCCGGCAGGGATGTGCTATACATCGGCTACAACTGGCAATCCAAAAGGTGTTGTTTACTCCCATCGAGGCATCGTCCTCCACAGCTTCGCATTCGGTTTGGCAGACACGGCCGCATTATCCGAAACAGATGTCGTCCTGCCGGTAGTGCCGATGTTCCATGCCAATGCCTGGGGCCTGCCATTTGCAGCGACATGGTTCGGATCAACCCAGGTGCTGCCAGGACCGCTGTTCACTCCTAAGTTGCTTGCAGATCTGATTGAACAGGAAAAAGTCACCTTCACTGCGGGAGTGCCGACGATTTGGCTCGGTCTGCTGAATGAGCTTGAAAAGGGAAGCTATGATACCACTTCGCTAAGGTCGATTGTCTGCGGCGGATCTGCAGCACCGCGCGGTATGATCAAAGCGTTTGAAACGAAATACAAAATTCCATTCCTGCACGCATACGGCATGACTGAAACCACCCCGCTGGCAACGGTTTCCCGCCTCAAAAGCTACCAGGTCGGATTGGATGAAGATGAAATTTTAGATATCCGCTCCAAACAGGGACTCCTTGTGCCGGGCCTTGAAATGAAAGTGATCGGCGGCAATGGGGAAGTGAAGTGGGATGGCGAGGAAATGGGAGAGCTGCTGCTTCGCGGACCATGGATTGCGGATGAATACTACAAGGATGACCGGTCTGCTGACGCTTTCCGCGATGGCTGGCTATACACTGGCGATGTAGCCACAGTTGATGAAGAAGGTGTCATCAAGCTTGTTGACAGGACAAAGGATTTAATCAAGAGTGGAGGGGAATGGATCTCATCCGTAGATCTTGAAAATGCACTGATGGCCCACGAAGCAGTATTCGAAGCAAGTGTCGTCGCTGTCCCGCATGAACAGTGGCAAGAACGACCGATTGCCTGTGTCGTCCTGAAAGAACCATACAAAGGTCAGGTCGACAAGCAAGAGCTGCTAGACTTCATCTCACCGCAGTTCGCAAAATGGTGGCTTCCAGACGATGTTGTATTTATGGAAGAAATTCCAAAAACCTCCGTCGGAAAATTCCTGAAGCGCGCACTAAGGGATCAGTTGAAAGACCACCTCGTGCAGAATTCGTAA